One Clostridia bacterium DNA segment encodes these proteins:
- a CDS encoding acyl-phosphate glycerol 3-phosphate acyltransferase yields MLKTLVVLVAAYLLGSIPVAYLLVRKAYGRDIRRIGSRNVGGMNVARHVSFGLGLLTICLDMAKGILALLLAKYWAGTTAALVLAPALVIAGDIWPVFLGFRGGKGLAAGFGSLLVVNGWLAFWVCFAMGMVVILSRNADLAVLVACILLPFLSWWQLGGFGWFFFGVLVALPVVARLWSPPGRTLHYRFLSH; encoded by the coding sequence GTGTTGAAGACCTTAGTGGTGCTGGTGGCGGCCTACTTGTTAGGCTCCATACCGGTGGCGTACCTGTTGGTGAGGAAGGCTTATGGCCGGGACATCAGGCGCATCGGCAGCCGCAACGTGGGCGGCATGAATGTGGCGCGCCATGTGAGTTTCGGGCTGGGCTTGTTGACGATCTGCCTGGATATGGCCAAAGGTATCTTAGCCTTGCTCCTGGCCAAATACTGGGCAGGCACGACCGCGGCTTTAGTGCTGGCGCCTGCTCTGGTGATTGCCGGTGATATCTGGCCGGTATTCCTCGGTTTCCGGGGCGGCAAAGGACTGGCGGCCGGGTTTGGGTCTCTGCTGGTGGTCAATGGCTGGCTGGCTTTTTGGGTATGCTTTGCCATGGGGATGGTAGTAATCCTCAGCCGGAATGCTGACTTGGCTGTTTTGGTGGCGTGCATCCTGCTTCCTTTCCTGTCCTGGTGGCAGTTGGGCGGCTTCGGCTGGTTTTTCTTCGGGGTGCTGGTAGCCTTGCCGGTGGTGGCTAGACTCTGGTCACCGCCCGGGCGGACCCTTCACTATAGATTCTTGAGTCATTAA
- a CDS encoding universal stress protein, giving the protein MYQKILLATDGSTHALKAAEAARELAALIPGAEVTVLHVLTLTPELTTELQHELASDTVTFEEALAGKAQPVLDRTLAVLREKDIRVRTRFEVGHAAEKIAETANADGYDLVVIGSRGLGNWQEILLGSVSEKVCHAVHIPILIVK; this is encoded by the coding sequence ATGTACCAGAAAATCCTTTTGGCAACGGATGGTTCTACCCACGCGCTGAAAGCAGCGGAAGCGGCACGGGAATTGGCTGCCCTAATCCCCGGCGCCGAAGTAACCGTGCTGCACGTGCTGACGCTCACCCCGGAACTAACCACGGAACTGCAGCACGAATTGGCCTCCGACACAGTTACTTTCGAAGAAGCCTTAGCCGGCAAAGCCCAGCCGGTTCTTGACCGCACTTTAGCAGTACTCCGGGAAAAAGACATCCGGGTCCGGACCCGTTTTGAAGTGGGGCATGCGGCGGAAAAGATTGCGGAAACCGCCAATGCTGACGGTTATGACCTGGTGGTTATAGGCAGCCGGGGTCTAGGCAACTGGCAGGAGATCCTTTTAGGCAGCGTGAGTGAAAAGGTATGTCATGCCGTGCATATCCCCATTTTGATTGTCAAATAA
- a CDS encoding zinc ribbon domain-containing protein, with the protein MDDFLISALIEMLSKGEEMMAQTCSHCKTTLRWGSKFCGYCGTPVAPEERRCRKYASMRREN; encoded by the coding sequence ATGGACGATTTTCTAATTTCTGCACTTATTGAAATGCTTAGCAAAGGTGAGGAAATGATGGCACAAACCTGTTCCCATTGCAAGACAACCCTTAGATGGGGTAGCAAGTTCTGCGGGTATTGCGGTACACCGGTGGCACCGGAGGAACGCCGCTGCCGTAAATATGCAAGTATGAGAAGGGAAAATTGA
- a CDS encoding rubredoxin, with product MEKWVCTVCGYEYDPEVGDPESGIAPGTPFEELPDDWVCPLCGVGKDEFEQQ from the coding sequence ATGGAAAAATGGGTTTGCACAGTGTGCGGGTATGAATACGATCCCGAGGTAGGGGACCCTGAAAGCGGTATCGCTCCGGGAACTCCTTTTGAAGAATTGCCTGATGACTGGGTATGCCCCTTGTGCGGTGTAGGAAAGGATGAATTTGAACAGCAATAA